The Saccharopolyspora gloriosae genome window below encodes:
- a CDS encoding MCE family protein, protein MSTRSALFTARRRLLGLSLLMCIMLFFAFTIATYQRAFESSVDVVLKAARSGNQLLPESDVKAHGMIIGRVDEVRPTDEGAELHLALEPDKARLLPANVSARLLPRTLFGERYVSLDVPEQASSTRLAAGDVISQDRTRASVELETVLADTMPVLQAVHPDDLAVTLNSLDQALDGRGEEVGDTITRLNQYVEGLNPSVPQLQENLRQLVGVAETYEQAAPDVLQALGDLSVTSRTLVDQQENLRSLTSQLTTTSNDATGFLEANGDDLIRLGESTRPTADVLAKYSPSFPCFLKGMADYVPLINDAFGVGTKEPGLHITLEIVPNRGKYIPNQDEPVYGDKRGPRCYDFVNGPKPFPQYPPDGPLNDGSVPPPAARTGNEGLLPSGGAPASTSPQSASAPALDDLGLQNSPAERDMVSTVLAPTMGTSAQGVPGWGSLLVGPVLRGAEVSYR, encoded by the coding sequence ATGAGTACTCGCAGCGCATTGTTCACGGCGCGGCGCAGACTGCTGGGTCTGTCGCTGTTGATGTGCATCATGCTGTTCTTCGCCTTCACCATCGCCACCTACCAGCGCGCCTTCGAGTCCAGCGTGGACGTGGTGCTCAAGGCCGCGCGCAGCGGGAACCAGCTGCTGCCCGAGTCGGACGTCAAAGCGCACGGCATGATCATCGGCCGGGTCGACGAGGTGCGGCCCACCGACGAGGGCGCGGAGCTGCACTTGGCGCTGGAGCCGGACAAGGCGCGGCTGCTGCCCGCGAACGTGTCGGCGAGGCTGCTGCCGCGGACGTTGTTCGGTGAGCGCTACGTGTCGCTGGACGTGCCGGAGCAGGCGTCGTCGACGCGGCTGGCCGCGGGCGATGTGATCTCGCAGGACCGGACGCGCGCGTCGGTGGAACTGGAGACGGTGCTGGCGGACACGATGCCGGTGCTGCAGGCGGTGCACCCGGACGACCTGGCGGTGACGCTGAATTCGCTGGACCAGGCGCTCGACGGTCGCGGTGAAGAGGTCGGCGACACGATCACGCGGCTGAACCAGTACGTCGAGGGGCTCAACCCGTCCGTCCCGCAGCTGCAGGAGAACCTGCGCCAGCTGGTGGGCGTGGCCGAGACCTACGAACAGGCGGCCCCGGACGTGCTGCAGGCGCTGGGCGATCTGTCGGTGACCTCGCGGACCCTGGTGGACCAGCAGGAGAACCTGCGGTCGCTGACCTCGCAGCTGACCACGACGTCGAACGACGCGACCGGTTTCCTGGAAGCCAACGGCGACGACCTCATCAGGTTGGGCGAGTCGACGCGGCCCACCGCGGACGTGCTCGCGAAGTACTCCCCGTCGTTCCCGTGCTTCCTCAAGGGCATGGCCGACTACGTGCCGCTGATCAACGACGCCTTCGGCGTCGGCACCAAGGAGCCGGGTCTGCACATCACGCTCGAAATCGTGCCGAACCGCGGGAAGTACATCCCGAACCAGGACGAGCCGGTGTACGGCGACAAGCGCGGGCCGCGCTGCTACGACTTCGTCAACGGCCCCAAGCCGTTCCCGCAGTACCCGCCGGACGGTCCGCTCAACGACGGTTCGGTGCCGCCGCCCGCGGCCCGCACCGGCAACGAGGGCCTGCTGCCCAGCGGTGGGGCCCCGGCGAGCACCTCGCCGCAGTCGGCGAGCGCGCCGGCCCTCGATGACCTCGGACTGCAGAACTCGCCGGCCGAACGGGACATGGTCTCGACGGTGCTGGCGCCGACGATGGGCACCTCCGCCCAGGGCGTGCCCGGTTGGGGCTCGCTGCTGGTCGGACCGGTGCTTCGCGGAGCGGAGGTGAGCTACCGATGA
- a CDS encoding MCE family protein, translating into MNARGILGPLVKFGIFVLVTVLASGVLVITIANNDLRSSESYSARFTDATALNEGDEVRISGVKVGQIEQISVVDRRVAEVEFNVSQRKLPKSVRATIKYRNLVGQRYLALEQGAGAPNDYLPTGGTIPLEQTKPALDLTVLLGGFKPLFQALSPDDVNKLSYEIIQVLQGEGGTVQSLLAHTASLTSTLAAKDQVIGEVVNNLNGVLGTVNARDDQLSGLIVQLQQVVSGLSEDRDSIGEAVGALDGLTNTTAGLLTEARPPLQQDIAGLGELSKNLNDNEEITERTLQNMPDKLNTITRTGTHGAWFNFFLCGLSGQVGIGDLNIPLPLMPVTQPRCQA; encoded by the coding sequence ATGAACGCGCGCGGAATCCTCGGGCCACTGGTCAAGTTCGGCATCTTCGTGCTCGTCACGGTGCTGGCCAGCGGCGTCCTGGTGATCACCATCGCGAACAACGACCTGCGCTCCTCGGAGTCCTACAGCGCCCGGTTCACCGACGCCACGGCCCTCAACGAGGGCGACGAGGTGCGGATCTCGGGTGTGAAGGTCGGCCAGATCGAGCAGATCAGCGTCGTGGACCGGCGGGTCGCGGAGGTCGAGTTCAACGTCTCGCAGCGCAAGCTGCCCAAGTCGGTGCGGGCCACGATCAAGTACCGCAACCTGGTCGGCCAGCGCTACCTCGCGCTGGAGCAGGGCGCGGGCGCACCGAACGACTACCTGCCCACCGGCGGCACGATCCCGCTGGAGCAGACCAAACCCGCGCTGGACCTCACGGTGCTGCTCGGCGGTTTCAAGCCGCTGTTCCAGGCGCTGTCGCCGGACGACGTGAACAAGCTGTCCTACGAGATCATCCAGGTCCTGCAGGGCGAGGGCGGCACGGTGCAGAGCCTGCTGGCGCACACGGCGTCGCTGACCTCCACGCTGGCCGCGAAGGACCAGGTGATCGGGGAGGTCGTCAACAACCTCAACGGGGTGCTCGGCACCGTCAACGCCCGCGACGACCAGCTCTCCGGGCTGATCGTGCAGTTGCAGCAGGTCGTGTCCGGTCTCTCCGAGGACCGCGACTCCATCGGTGAAGCGGTGGGCGCGCTGGACGGCCTCACCAACACCACCGCCGGACTGCTCACCGAAGCGCGGCCGCCGTTGCAGCAGGACATCGCCGGGCTCGGCGAACTGTCCAAGAACCTCAACGACAACGAAGAGATCACCGAACGCACGTTGCAGAACATGCCGGACAAGCTGAACACCATCACGCGCACCGGCACGCACGGAGCGTGGTTCAACTTCTTCCTGTGCGGATTGTCCGGCCAGGTCGGCATCGGTGATCTGAACATCCCGCTGCCGCTGATGCCGGTGACCCAGCCGAGGTGCCAAGCATGA
- a CDS encoding MCE family protein: MTSFQKRDPLKIGVAGILVLLIGFAVAMNFERLPLISGTSYQANFSEAAGLVPDNEVRVAGVKVGTVSSVELEGDHVAVSFRVKDTWIGNNTTAAIKIKTLLGQKYLALDPRGDEEQSSSDPIPLNRTMAPYDVIEAFSGLQRTVGSIDTQQLADSFRTLSDTFSDTPDDVRGALNGLSALSQTISSRDQQLKELLANTANVSRTVADRNAEFEKLLADGNLLLEEIRDRRDQISSLLDGTRALSAQLSGLVDDNAAQLGPTLAQLDKVTKMLQRNQDNLSRSIEAFGPFTRVFSNVLGTGRWFDTYICGLLPPAVGPLNPEGCKP, translated from the coding sequence ATGACGTCTTTCCAGAAGCGCGATCCGCTGAAGATCGGCGTGGCCGGGATCCTGGTGCTGCTCATCGGGTTCGCCGTCGCGATGAACTTCGAGCGGCTGCCGCTGATCAGCGGCACCAGCTACCAGGCGAACTTCAGCGAGGCCGCCGGTCTGGTGCCGGACAACGAGGTCCGGGTCGCCGGGGTGAAGGTCGGCACCGTCAGCTCGGTCGAGCTCGAAGGCGATCACGTCGCGGTGTCGTTCCGGGTCAAGGACACCTGGATCGGGAACAACACCACGGCCGCGATCAAGATCAAGACGCTGCTCGGGCAGAAGTACCTGGCGCTGGACCCGCGCGGTGACGAGGAGCAGTCCTCCTCGGACCCGATCCCGCTGAACCGCACGATGGCGCCCTACGACGTGATCGAAGCGTTCAGCGGCCTGCAGCGGACCGTCGGCAGCATCGACACCCAGCAGCTCGCCGACAGCTTCCGCACGTTGTCCGACACGTTCTCCGACACCCCGGACGACGTGCGCGGGGCGCTCAACGGGCTCTCCGCGCTGTCGCAGACGATCTCCTCGCGCGACCAGCAGCTCAAGGAGCTGCTGGCGAACACCGCGAACGTGTCCCGCACCGTCGCCGACCGCAACGCGGAGTTCGAGAAGCTGCTCGCCGACGGGAACCTCCTGCTGGAGGAGATCCGCGACCGCCGCGACCAGATCAGCTCGCTGCTCGACGGCACCCGTGCGCTGTCCGCGCAGCTGAGCGGACTCGTCGACGACAACGCCGCGCAGCTCGGCCCGACCCTGGCCCAGCTGGACAAGGTCACCAAGATGCTGCAGCGCAACCAGGACAACCTCAGCCGCAGCATCGAGGCCTTCGGGCCGTTCACCAGGGTGTTCTCCAACGTGCTCGGCACCGGCCGCTGGTTCGACACCTACATCTGCGGCCTGCTTCCGCCCGCCGTCGGCCCGCTCAACCCGGAGGGCTGCAAGCCATGA